In the genome of Granulibacter bethesdensis CGDNIH1, one region contains:
- the cobT gene encoding cobaltochelatase subunit CobT, which translates to MSGSRHNGPPSKDGGVQDAANRVDEFKKATSSVFRSIAGTAEAQVAFQPGPSALVGRRARLPMPTRALPPAEMAKLRGAADSLALRLRHHDEVVHQSRLPTQPEAREVYDALEQMRVESVGSRHMAGVAANLHARLSDECETAGCDRMTKRDQLPLSRALSLLAREKMTGEVSPASVRHVLDLWRPQLGPAVQDALADLVLHQDDQTAFARVTRRLLSTLDLEPSSFDESQPDSQELEEGEDEDQGEQSGAQDNAPDGEGESRKEQDSMLGASPQELEETDSREETADIGSDEAAGDGEDSPGGPQQRRDIQDDPNNTVYRAFTQAYDEEVAAEDLCDSDELTRLRQMLDQQLQHLQGVVSKLANRLQRRLLAQQTRSWTFDLEDGLLDVSRLARVVANPTVPLSYKRERETEFRDTVVTLLLDNSGSMRGRPITVAAMCGDILARTLERCAVKVEVLGFTTRAWKGGQSREAWVAAGKPRLPGRLNDLRHIIYKAADTPWRRARRNLGLMLREGLLKENIDGEALQWAYRRLLARPEHRRILMVISDGAPVDDSTLSVNPGNYLERHLRDVIREIEGRNAVELVAIGIGHDVTRYYRRAVTIVDAEELGGTMMRKLSELFEENTRRG; encoded by the coding sequence ATGAGCGGCAGCAGGCATAACGGCCCCCCTTCGAAGGATGGCGGCGTGCAAGACGCTGCCAACCGGGTTGATGAGTTCAAGAAGGCCACCTCCTCGGTCTTTCGCTCCATAGCGGGAACGGCAGAGGCTCAGGTGGCATTCCAGCCCGGCCCATCGGCGCTGGTGGGCCGCCGTGCGCGGCTGCCGATGCCGACACGTGCCCTGCCGCCTGCCGAAATGGCCAAATTGCGCGGGGCTGCCGATAGTCTGGCCCTGCGCCTGCGCCACCATGACGAGGTCGTACATCAGAGTCGTCTGCCAACCCAGCCGGAGGCGCGGGAAGTTTACGACGCGCTGGAACAGATGCGGGTGGAATCCGTCGGTAGCCGTCATATGGCGGGGGTTGCCGCAAATCTGCACGCCCGTTTGTCTGATGAATGCGAGACGGCTGGCTGTGATCGCATGACCAAGCGGGATCAACTCCCGCTTTCCCGTGCCCTGTCGCTTCTGGCGCGGGAAAAGATGACCGGTGAGGTGTCCCCAGCTTCAGTGCGGCATGTGCTGGATCTGTGGCGACCGCAGCTTGGTCCGGCGGTGCAGGATGCGCTGGCCGATCTGGTGTTGCATCAGGATGATCAGACCGCTTTTGCGCGGGTGACACGGCGGCTTCTCTCGACGCTCGATCTGGAGCCATCTTCCTTTGATGAAAGCCAGCCGGACTCGCAGGAGCTGGAAGAAGGCGAGGACGAGGATCAGGGCGAGCAGTCCGGTGCGCAGGATAATGCGCCGGATGGTGAGGGCGAAAGCCGCAAGGAGCAGGATAGTATGCTCGGCGCCAGCCCGCAGGAGCTGGAAGAAACCGACTCCCGCGAGGAAACCGCCGATATCGGCTCGGACGAAGCCGCTGGAGATGGGGAGGACAGCCCGGGTGGCCCTCAGCAGCGGCGGGACATACAGGATGATCCGAACAATACGGTCTATCGCGCTTTCACGCAGGCTTATGACGAGGAAGTGGCGGCCGAGGATCTGTGCGATTCCGATGAGCTGACGCGCCTGCGGCAGATGCTGGATCAGCAGTTGCAGCATCTTCAGGGTGTGGTTTCGAAACTCGCCAATCGTCTCCAACGTCGCCTGCTGGCACAGCAGACGCGCTCATGGACGTTCGATCTGGAAGACGGGTTGCTGGATGTCAGCCGTCTGGCGCGTGTTGTGGCCAATCCCACCGTGCCGCTCTCCTACAAGCGGGAGCGGGAGACGGAGTTTCGCGATACGGTCGTCACCCTTTTGCTCGATAATTCAGGCTCCATGCGCGGGCGGCCCATCACGGTTGCGGCGATGTGTGGCGATATTCTGGCGCGCACCCTGGAACGTTGTGCAGTGAAGGTCGAGGTGCTGGGCTTCACGACCCGCGCCTGGAAAGGCGGCCAGAGCCGGGAGGCCTGGGTTGCCGCTGGCAAACCGCGTCTCCCCGGTCGCCTGAACGATCTGCGTCATATCATCTACAAGGCGGCTGATACGCCATGGCGTCGTGCCCGCCGCAATCTCGGCCTGATGCTGCGGGAAGGGCTGCTGAAGGAAAATATCGACGGCGAGGCTCTGCAATGGGCCTATCGTCGCCTGCTGGCCCGGCCGGAGCATCGCCGTATCCTGATGGTGATCAGCGATGGCGCGCCGGTGGATGACAGCACGCTTTCCGTCAATCCGGGGAACTATCTGGAACGGCATCTGCGTGATGTGATCCGCGAGATCGAGGGGCGCAATGCGGTCGAACTGGTGGCGATCGGCATCGGCCACGATGTCACACGCTATTATCGCCGCGCGGTCACGATTGTGGATGCGGAAGAACTCGGCGGCACGATGATGCGGAAATTGTCGGAATTGTTCGAGGAAAATACCCGGCGGGGGTAA
- a CDS encoding succinylglutamate desuccinylase/aspartoacylase domain-containing protein: MMQTTSAMIPELTVRLETPDLDPWITGNTSIQGFTSITGPRPGPHVVLVALTHGNEIAGAIVLDQLLRQCIRPLRGCLTFGFANLAAFARFDPRQPIASRFVDEDLNRVWQSDLLTSAPDKACTGLREGYELFRAREIKPLIDTADVLIDLHSMLWPSRPLILCGRNQRGLALGRKAGDPALPIADDGHATGRRLIDYTPFSEAGSKRTALLVEGGQHWHAETVTTLRQIVLNLLAALEMIPSQQNVPPPVPCWSVTHTIIARTARFAFTQAFVGGHIIPHAGTLIAHDGDETVRTPYDDCLLVMPSLRASAGHTAVRLAKRIETIPGG, translated from the coding sequence ATGATGCAGACCACCTCTGCCATGATCCCTGAATTGACCGTCCGGCTGGAGACACCCGACCTTGATCCGTGGATCACCGGCAATACCAGCATACAGGGTTTTACCAGCATCACCGGGCCTAGACCTGGACCTCATGTTGTTCTGGTCGCTCTGACTCATGGCAATGAAATTGCCGGGGCCATCGTGCTGGATCAGCTGCTGAGACAGTGCATCAGGCCGTTACGGGGTTGCCTGACCTTCGGCTTTGCCAATCTGGCCGCTTTCGCACGCTTCGACCCCCGGCAACCTATCGCCAGCCGCTTTGTAGATGAGGATCTCAATCGGGTTTGGCAAAGCGATTTGCTAACCTCTGCCCCTGATAAAGCCTGTACCGGATTGCGAGAAGGCTATGAACTGTTCCGTGCCAGAGAAATCAAACCGCTGATCGACACGGCGGATGTCCTGATCGACCTGCACTCCATGCTGTGGCCATCCCGCCCCCTGATCCTGTGCGGTCGGAATCAACGGGGTCTGGCGCTGGGGCGCAAGGCGGGAGACCCGGCACTTCCTATTGCCGATGACGGACATGCAACTGGCCGCCGACTGATCGACTATACCCCGTTCTCCGAGGCTGGAAGCAAACGTACCGCCTTACTGGTGGAAGGCGGACAGCACTGGCATGCCGAGACGGTGACAACTCTGCGGCAGATTGTACTCAATCTACTGGCGGCACTGGAGATGATCCCGTCACAACAGAACGTTCCGCCGCCAGTGCCGTGCTGGAGCGTCACGCATACGATCATAGCGCGTACCGCCCGCTTCGCCTTTACACAGGCTTTCGTCGGCGGCCACATTATTCCACATGCTGGAACCCTGATCGCCCATGATGGCGATGAGACTGTTCGGACACCCTATGATGACTGTCTGCTGGTGATGCCAAGCCTGCGGGCCAGCGCCGGACATACCGCCGTCAGGCTGGCGAAACGAATCGAGACAATTCCAGGCGGATAA
- a CDS encoding mitochondrial fission ELM1 family protein produces the protein MVASSVATTPVTLPATHRCSSPVGHVGSAVYPAAWAISEPYAGLQAQIRGIAEAVGLAPEIRSLKARGVWKNLSPSLWPMPLRAIEPQALAGAIPEIIIGGGGMAARIGAALKSRHRTGLRVVQVQHPRMNPARFDVVLVAEHDGLTGPNVLVTRNALHGVTPQRLAEAAALWAPRFAHLPRPLVAVLVGGSNGRYRLDRDVAVALGADLAAMMQADHVGIALTPSRRTAPDAVSALRQALEPRGGWVWNGEGDNPYFGLLACADAIVTTEDSVSMVSEAVATSVPVLLARLPGRSRRIGQFNDRMMACGRVRPFRGRLEQWATEPLDDTPAVAAELRHRLNI, from the coding sequence ATGGTTGCTTCGTCTGTTGCTACAACCCCCGTTACGTTGCCTGCCACGCACCGCTGCTCCTCCCCTGTGGGGCATGTGGGGTCTGCCGTGTATCCTGCTGCCTGGGCCATCTCGGAGCCTTATGCAGGTTTACAGGCCCAGATCAGAGGTATCGCGGAGGCGGTGGGGTTGGCCCCCGAGATACGCTCCCTGAAGGCCCGGGGCGTCTGGAAAAACCTTTCCCCCTCGCTATGGCCGATGCCGTTGCGTGCGATAGAGCCGCAGGCGCTGGCGGGTGCGATCCCGGAGATCATCATCGGCGGTGGCGGCATGGCGGCCCGGATCGGTGCGGCGCTTAAATCCCGGCATAGGACAGGGCTTCGTGTGGTGCAGGTCCAGCATCCACGCATGAACCCGGCCCGGTTCGATGTCGTGCTGGTGGCGGAACATGATGGGCTGACCGGTCCCAATGTTCTGGTGACCCGCAATGCGCTGCATGGCGTGACACCCCAGCGTCTGGCCGAGGCGGCGGCGCTATGGGCGCCGCGGTTCGCGCATCTGCCTCGCCCGCTGGTGGCCGTTCTGGTGGGAGGCTCCAATGGTCGCTACCGGCTGGATCGTGATGTGGCTGTGGCGTTGGGGGCTGATCTGGCGGCCATGATGCAGGCTGACCATGTGGGGATCGCGCTGACTCCGTCGCGCCGCACCGCCCCGGATGCTGTCTCCGCCCTGCGGCAGGCGCTTGAACCGCGAGGTGGATGGGTCTGGAATGGCGAGGGAGACAATCCTTATTTCGGATTGCTGGCCTGCGCTGACGCTATCGTGACGACCGAGGACAGTGTCTCCATGGTGTCGGAGGCGGTGGCGACCTCAGTGCCGGTTCTGCTGGCGCGGTTGCCGGGTCGTTCGCGCAGAATCGGTCAGTTCAATGATCGGATGATGGCCTGCGGCCGGGTCAGGCCGTTTCGCGGACGGCTGGAGCAATGGGCGACGGAGCCGCTGGATGATACGCCTGCGGTGGCGGCAGAGCTGCGCCATCGTCTGAATATCTGA
- a CDS encoding NUDIX hydrolase encodes MLPGEVWPERSGYKEERILPANGNSPVAVELIAVLAAVSDGDPQVLTVQEGHALPSGPFEEGHRSLQAGTRSWVERQTGHPLGYIEQLYTFADHDRAGDGRRAISISYLGLTRMTERQVGRRNWYAYFPWEDRREMGGVALGAEIARRLETWIAGADGMLRQQRTLRRDAAFGTGGEKWNEELVLQRYELLYEAGLVAESRAPTAGRVPGMSMLYDHRRILATAIARLRAKIKYRPVVFELMPDAFTLGQLQVAMEALAGHRLHKQNFRRQMEQQELVEETGAMAAQTGGRPAKLYRFRGAVMRERSMAGSKLPLARVP; translated from the coding sequence TTGCTCCCTGGTGAAGTCTGGCCGGAGCGGTCCGGTTACAAAGAGGAACGGATATTGCCTGCCAACGGAAATTCTCCGGTCGCGGTTGAGCTGATCGCGGTGCTGGCGGCGGTCTCCGATGGCGATCCGCAGGTGCTGACGGTGCAGGAGGGGCATGCCCTTCCTTCCGGCCCGTTTGAGGAAGGGCATCGTTCCCTTCAGGCCGGCACACGCTCCTGGGTGGAACGGCAGACCGGCCATCCGCTGGGATATATCGAGCAGCTTTACACTTTCGCCGATCATGACCGCGCGGGGGATGGGCGCCGTGCGATTTCCATTTCCTATCTCGGGCTGACCCGTATGACGGAACGGCAGGTGGGCCGGCGCAACTGGTATGCCTATTTTCCATGGGAGGATCGGCGCGAGATGGGCGGGGTCGCGCTGGGGGCAGAGATTGCCCGCCGTCTGGAAACCTGGATCGCCGGGGCGGATGGTATGCTCCGCCAGCAGCGGACATTGCGGCGCGATGCCGCTTTCGGCACCGGTGGAGAGAAATGGAACGAAGAACTCGTTCTGCAACGCTACGAACTGTTATACGAAGCCGGGCTGGTGGCTGAATCCCGCGCGCCCACTGCCGGGCGCGTGCCGGGAATGTCTATGCTGTATGACCATCGCCGTATTCTGGCGACGGCAATTGCCAGGCTGCGGGCAAAGATCAAGTATCGTCCGGTGGTGTTTGAACTGATGCCGGATGCTTTTACCCTTGGTCAGCTTCAGGTGGCGATGGAGGCTTTGGCCGGACACCGCTTGCACAAGCAGAATTTTCGTCGCCAGATGGAGCAGCAGGAACTGGTCGAGGAAACCGGCGCTATGGCAGCGCAGACGGGTGGCCGTCCTGCGAAACTGTACCGCTTCCGGGGTGCTGTGATGCGGGAGCGGAGTATGGCTGGTTCCAAACTGCCCTTGGCCCGGGTGCCCTGA
- a CDS encoding carboxymuconolactone decarboxylase family protein, which translates to MLDWAAYRGQLGGELGKLAKVNPDVLKGHDILAAAAPSPNVLDAKTRELIALAVAVTTRCDGCLAFHTEAARKAGATKEEVAEALGVAIALNTGAALVYSARAMDAFGDQSAD; encoded by the coding sequence ATGCTGGATTGGGCTGCTTATCGCGGTCAGTTGGGCGGCGAGCTGGGAAAGCTGGCGAAGGTTAACCCCGATGTCCTGAAAGGCCACGACATTCTTGCGGCGGCGGCACCGTCTCCGAATGTGCTGGATGCCAAAACGAGGGAACTGATCGCCCTTGCCGTTGCTGTCACGACACGCTGCGATGGGTGTCTGGCGTTCCATACCGAGGCGGCCCGTAAGGCGGGCGCAACGAAGGAGGAAGTGGCCGAGGCTTTGGGGGTTGCCATTGCCCTGAATACCGGCGCAGCTTTGGTCTATTCTGCCCGTGCCATGGATGCGTTTGGTGATCAGTCCGCGGACTGA
- a CDS encoding RT0821/Lpp0805 family surface protein, which yields MQLFKAGLIMGILLVSSHAHAQLNPFYTSVDGSALNKSDLATLGKAAGPLLGNEPLFNGSTQPWSNPKTGNSGTLTLVEQYQKDGMSCRKIRYDVMLKRRNAPNVYTLDWCKTAQGVWKTR from the coding sequence ATGCAATTATTCAAAGCCGGACTGATCATGGGAATTCTGCTGGTCTCCAGCCATGCCCATGCCCAGCTCAATCCATTTTACACCAGCGTTGACGGTTCGGCCCTCAACAAGAGCGACCTGGCCACTCTTGGTAAGGCAGCGGGCCCGCTCTTAGGAAACGAGCCTCTGTTCAACGGCTCAACCCAACCGTGGTCCAATCCTAAGACCGGTAACAGCGGCACGTTGACCCTGGTTGAGCAGTACCAAAAGGACGGAATGTCCTGCCGAAAAATCAGATATGATGTGATGCTGAAAAGGCGCAATGCCCCAAATGTCTATACGCTGGACTGGTGCAAGACAGCGCAAGGTGTGTGGAAAACACGCTGA
- a CDS encoding sulfotransferase family 2 domain-containing protein — MLGGKRILYAYIRKNGCSSFKAAMGLHPETRIGHIPRKYKIWPFGHYDARIFVWRDPEARLVSLFRNKILDRHNAEDLIARYQRIMREEPSTFEKFAVFASLNGDPHVVPQYRHLHPIRYSHAIELSQLHDAMADLVGTEEAAIFRKPFNPSQATRVEITPEARRIIRHYYRQDYAMVEKLTRP, encoded by the coding sequence ATGCTGGGCGGAAAGCGTATTCTATATGCCTATATTCGCAAAAACGGATGCAGCAGCTTCAAGGCTGCGATGGGTCTCCATCCCGAAACACGCATTGGGCATATCCCGCGGAAATACAAAATCTGGCCATTCGGCCATTACGACGCCCGTATCTTTGTGTGGCGCGATCCTGAAGCACGCCTCGTCAGCCTGTTTCGCAATAAAATTCTTGACCGGCATAATGCAGAGGATCTGATCGCACGATATCAACGCATTATGCGTGAAGAGCCGTCAACATTTGAGAAATTTGCTGTTTTTGCGTCGTTGAACGGCGATCCGCATGTCGTGCCGCAGTATCGCCATCTACATCCGATCCGCTATTCGCACGCCATTGAACTCAGTCAGTTACATGATGCGATGGCCGATCTGGTCGGGACAGAAGAAGCAGCCATATTCCGCAAGCCCTTCAACCCGTCCCAGGCTACAAGGGTCGAGATTACCCCCGAAGCCCGCCGGATTATCCGTCATTATTACCGGCAGGATTATGCCATGGTCGAAAAATTGACCCGCCCATGA
- the nadA gene encoding quinolinate synthase NadA — protein sequence MLDSIENVSSLYDRVKRVIPPMEWPAFEGDIEAILRLKRERNAVILAHNYQTPEIFHCVSDIVGDSLKLAREAQFVDADVIVLAGVHFMAETAKLLNPSKTVLIPDMAAGCSLADSITAADVRLMRERYPGVPVVTYVNTSAAVKAESDLCCTSGNARKIVERLVQEGHERVMMIPDEYLAQNIANETGVNIITWAGHCEVHERFTPEQIRELRAENPGIVVLAHPECPPDVVAEADYAGSTAGMSDYVAQNKPGRVVLITECSMSDNVAVHHPDVEFVRPCNLCPHMKRVTLANIRHSLETMTHEVTIDASVADRARQAVERMLAI from the coding sequence TTGCTGGATTCGATCGAAAACGTTTCATCGCTTTACGACCGTGTAAAGCGCGTCATTCCCCCGATGGAATGGCCTGCTTTCGAAGGCGATATCGAGGCGATTCTACGGCTGAAGCGGGAACGCAACGCAGTGATTCTGGCGCATAACTACCAGACACCGGAAATCTTTCACTGCGTATCCGACATTGTCGGCGACAGCCTGAAACTGGCACGCGAAGCGCAGTTCGTCGACGCCGATGTCATCGTGCTGGCAGGCGTGCATTTCATGGCCGAGACGGCAAAACTGCTTAACCCGTCCAAGACCGTGCTGATTCCCGATATGGCGGCTGGCTGTTCGCTGGCCGACAGCATCACGGCGGCTGATGTGCGGCTGATGCGGGAGCGTTATCCCGGTGTTCCGGTGGTGACTTATGTGAATACCTCGGCGGCGGTGAAGGCGGAGAGTGATCTGTGCTGCACGTCCGGCAATGCACGGAAAATCGTGGAGCGGCTGGTGCAGGAAGGTCATGAGCGCGTCATGATGATCCCGGACGAGTATCTGGCACAGAACATAGCCAACGAAACCGGTGTCAACATCATTACCTGGGCTGGGCATTGCGAGGTGCATGAGCGCTTCACGCCCGAACAGATCAGGGAGTTGCGGGCGGAAAACCCCGGTATCGTCGTGCTGGCGCATCCGGAATGCCCGCCGGACGTGGTGGCGGAGGCCGATTATGCAGGCTCGACCGCGGGCATGTCGGATTATGTGGCGCAAAACAAGCCGGGCCGCGTCGTCCTGATCACGGAGTGCTCGATGAGCGATAATGTTGCCGTGCATCACCCGGATGTGGAATTCGTGCGTCCGTGCAATCTGTGCCCGCACATGAAACGGGTCACGCTGGCCAATATCCGGCACAGTCTGGAAACGATGACCCATGAAGTGACCATCGATGCCTCCGTCGCTGACAGGGCGCGCCAGGCAGTGGAGCGCATGCTGGCGATCTGA
- a CDS encoding L-aspartate oxidase, producing the protein MDHSSLDGRVVIIGAGLAGLMTALRLAPVPSVVLSVAPFGEQAASGWAQGGIASALGPDDSPVLHAQDTLAAGDGLCDPDVVARITAAAPAAVEALAKLGARFDRDESGAFRLGLEAAHSRRRIVHAQGDGSGREILRAVLAAARNESSITLLDCARAVRLITVNGAVAGLLFARKGSFHCIRTGRVVIATGGVGGLYAHTTNPKGATGAGLALAARAGALLGDMEFVQFHPTAFDAGCDPMPLISEAVRGEGAALIDETGERFLPDDLAPRDVVSRGVFRHLAEGHRVYLDATKAVGARFPVRFPAIDAICRGAGLNPSVQPIPIRPAAHYHMGGIVVDKEGRSSVPGLWACGEAACTGLHGANRLASNSLLEAAVTGGWVAESIAAQTAPPVVPLLPAPAMPDAITCGAGDAVRAVMSRDVGVLRDHAGLSRAIAALRPLAEQDDAALIGLMIADAALARKESRGGHARDDYPSTLLPLRRSESAISVLARTACSMNAQARPDSPAVLKQEAS; encoded by the coding sequence ATGGATCACTCATCCCTCGATGGGCGGGTTGTCATCATAGGGGCGGGCCTGGCCGGGCTGATGACGGCCCTGCGGCTGGCGCCTGTTCCCTCTGTGGTGCTGAGCGTTGCTCCGTTTGGGGAGCAGGCGGCAAGCGGCTGGGCGCAGGGGGGAATCGCATCTGCGCTCGGTCCGGATGATTCTCCGGTATTGCATGCTCAGGATACTCTGGCGGCCGGGGATGGCCTCTGTGACCCTGATGTGGTGGCCCGGATCACCGCTGCTGCTCCGGCAGCGGTGGAGGCGCTGGCGAAGTTGGGGGCGCGGTTCGATCGGGATGAGTCTGGCGCCTTCAGGCTGGGGCTTGAAGCCGCGCATAGTCGTCGTCGCATCGTCCACGCGCAAGGCGATGGCAGCGGACGAGAAATTCTTCGGGCCGTGCTCGCGGCAGCCAGAAATGAATCGTCGATAACGCTGCTGGATTGTGCGCGGGCGGTGCGGCTGATCACCGTCAATGGTGCCGTGGCCGGTTTGCTGTTTGCGCGGAAAGGATCATTTCACTGTATCCGCACCGGCCGCGTGGTGATTGCCACCGGCGGCGTCGGCGGTCTGTATGCCCATACCACCAATCCGAAAGGAGCTACGGGAGCGGGGCTGGCCCTTGCGGCTCGGGCCGGAGCGTTGCTGGGGGATATGGAGTTCGTGCAGTTTCATCCTACTGCCTTTGATGCCGGATGCGATCCGATGCCGTTGATCAGTGAGGCCGTCCGCGGTGAAGGGGCGGCTTTGATCGACGAGACAGGAGAGAGGTTTCTCCCTGACGATCTGGCGCCCAGGGATGTGGTATCGCGTGGCGTTTTCCGGCATCTCGCTGAAGGTCATCGCGTTTATCTTGACGCAACAAAGGCGGTCGGTGCCCGTTTCCCGGTTCGCTTTCCGGCTATTGATGCCATTTGCCGGGGGGCGGGCCTCAATCCGTCAGTGCAGCCAATACCGATCCGTCCCGCTGCGCATTACCACATGGGTGGTATCGTGGTGGACAAGGAGGGCAGAAGTTCCGTTCCCGGGCTGTGGGCTTGCGGGGAGGCGGCATGCACAGGTCTGCATGGAGCCAATCGGCTGGCGAGCAATTCGTTGCTGGAGGCCGCCGTCACCGGTGGCTGGGTTGCGGAGAGCATCGCGGCGCAGACGGCTCCGCCTGTTGTGCCACTGTTGCCAGCGCCTGCCATGCCTGACGCGATTACATGTGGTGCCGGCGATGCTGTGCGTGCCGTGATGAGTCGTGATGTCGGCGTCCTGCGTGATCATGCAGGGCTGAGCCGGGCTATTGCAGCGCTGCGCCCCCTTGCGGAGCAAGATGATGCGGCGTTGATCGGGCTGATGATTGCCGATGCTGCGCTGGCCCGGAAAGAAAGCCGCGGAGGTCATGCGAGGGATGATTATCCCTCTACTCTACTCCCGCTTCGGCGCAGCGAATCGGCGATATCTGTGCTGGCCCGTACCGCCTGTTCGATGAACGCTCAGGCCAGACCGGATAGTCCAGCAGTGCTGAAACAGGAGGCATCATGA
- the nadC gene encoding carboxylating nicotinate-nucleotide diphosphorylase — translation MTPLPDLLLEPLVRAALLEDLGRAGDITTDAVIPATQTARVALQARQPGVIAGLDLARLAFHLVEPRIHFSIHVPDGGRVMPGDAIATIDGPARGLLTGERVALNFLGHLSGIATATAGIADAIAHTKARICCTRKTTPGLRAVEKYAVRAGGGSNHRFGLDDAVLIKDNHIAIAGGVATAIKRARSSIGHLVKIEVEVDTLTQLHQVLEYDIDAVLLDNMDPATLRQAVGIINGRAIAEASGRITPQTAPAIAESGVDLISAGWLTHSSAVLDIGLDFLD, via the coding sequence ATGACCCCTTTGCCCGATCTGCTGCTGGAACCACTGGTCCGTGCCGCATTGCTGGAGGATCTTGGCCGGGCAGGGGATATTACCACGGATGCCGTCATACCGGCGACGCAGACCGCGCGCGTGGCTTTGCAAGCACGCCAGCCTGGGGTCATTGCCGGGCTTGACCTTGCCAGGCTCGCTTTTCATCTGGTGGAGCCACGGATCCATTTTTCTATCCACGTTCCCGATGGCGGTCGGGTGATGCCTGGGGATGCCATTGCCACCATTGATGGCCCTGCACGCGGGTTGCTGACCGGGGAGCGTGTCGCCCTTAATTTTCTGGGACATCTGAGTGGTATCGCGACGGCAACGGCCGGAATTGCCGATGCAATCGCCCATACCAAGGCGCGTATATGCTGCACGCGAAAGACGACACCGGGATTGCGTGCTGTCGAGAAATATGCAGTGCGTGCCGGTGGCGGCAGCAATCATCGCTTCGGTCTCGATGATGCGGTGTTGATCAAGGACAATCATATCGCCATTGCCGGAGGTGTGGCGACAGCCATCAAGCGGGCGCGTTCCAGCATCGGCCATCTGGTCAAAATTGAGGTCGAGGTGGATACACTGACGCAGCTGCATCAGGTGCTGGAATACGATATCGATGCCGTCCTGCTGGACAATATGGATCCGGCCACGCTGAGGCAGGCAGTAGGGATCATCAATGGCCGCGCCATTGCTGAGGCATCGGGGCGGATTACGCCGCAGACAGCACCAGCCATCGCTGAAAGCGGGGTAGATCTGATTTCAGCCGGATGGCTGACTCACAGCTCTGCGGTACTGGATATCGGGCTGGATTTTCTGGATTGA
- the sfnG gene encoding dimethylsulfone monooxygenase SfnG, producing MSQLRFAYWVPNVSGGLVVSKIPQRTHWGIDYNVELARTAEEVGFDYALTQIRFIGSYGAESQHESTTFSAALLGATKKLRVITAILPGPWHPAVVAKIGATADHLFNSRWSVNIVSGWFQGEQEAMGLGWPDHEARYRRSREFIDILKGIWTTDHFSYDGEFYKINDFTLNPKPLSKPHPEIFQGGNSSAAQRNAGAVSDWYFMNGNSLDGLKEQITKVRALAAENGRTVKFAVNAFVIARSSEQEARQELARIVGAADKEAVEAFGTAVKQAGQSSPDGKGMWQDSKFEDLVQYNDGFRTNLIGTPQQIAERILTLKSLGIDLVLTGFLHFQEELKAFGEEVIPLVRALENGQKIAA from the coding sequence ATGAGCCAGTTACGATTTGCCTATTGGGTACCGAATGTCAGCGGCGGTCTGGTCGTCAGTAAAATTCCCCAGCGCACACATTGGGGAATTGACTACAATGTCGAGCTTGCCCGCACGGCAGAAGAGGTCGGTTTCGATTACGCTTTGACACAGATTCGCTTCATCGGCAGCTATGGTGCTGAATCCCAGCATGAAAGCACGACGTTTTCAGCCGCTTTGCTGGGGGCGACAAAAAAGCTGCGCGTGATCACTGCCATTCTGCCCGGACCATGGCATCCGGCGGTGGTCGCCAAAATCGGAGCCACAGCCGATCATCTTTTTAATAGCCGCTGGTCGGTCAACATTGTCAGCGGATGGTTTCAGGGCGAACAGGAAGCCATGGGGCTTGGCTGGCCGGATCATGAGGCGCGCTATCGCCGCTCCCGTGAATTTATTGATATTCTCAAGGGAATATGGACCACCGACCATTTCAGCTATGATGGTGAATTCTACAAGATCAACGATTTTACGCTTAATCCGAAACCACTCAGCAAACCGCATCCGGAGATTTTTCAGGGCGGAAATTCCAGTGCGGCACAGCGGAACGCGGGCGCGGTTTCCGATTGGTATTTCATGAACGGCAACAGCCTGGATGGCTTAAAAGAGCAGATCACCAAGGTCCGTGCTCTGGCAGCGGAAAACGGCCGAACTGTAAAATTTGCCGTCAATGCTTTCGTCATTGCACGCAGCAGCGAACAGGAAGCACGCCAGGAGCTTGCCCGCATCGTTGGCGCTGCGGACAAGGAAGCGGTGGAGGCCTTCGGCACTGCCGTCAAACAGGCCGGTCAGTCCTCTCCGGATGGAAAAGGCATGTGGCAGGACAGCAAATTTGAAGATCTGGTGCAGTATAATGACGGCTTCCGCACCAATCTGATCGGCACGCCGCAACAGATTGCAGAACGCATCCTTACTCTGAAATCGCTTGGTATAGACCTTGTCCTGACCGGCTTCCTTCATTTCCAGGAGGAGCTAAAGGCATTCGGGGAGGAGGTCATCCCCCTGGTGCGTGCCTTGGAAAACGGACAGAAAATAGCCGCCTGA